The Athalia rosae chromosome 7, iyAthRosa1.1, whole genome shotgun sequence genome window below encodes:
- the LOC125501888 gene encoding uncharacterized protein LOC125501888, whose amino-acid sequence MSARPEEIQPDFFVPSSQQSTNNSLEFEASSKAPVSFNDIVRILVFYDMGWSTRGTGRNYNSLNGFGAIIGHFSGLVLDYSTCNRKCRKCDSSNNPPDHDCRKNFYGSAKAMEPQVAKKIVVESDVLRINKVEVGVLIGDDDSSTIDIKHPIIKQSDVNHTSGGVKKQLYSIQRNHGELTKDRINYLHRCFMYAVAQNRGNSQAMAEAIRCIPYHTFNDHSKCGNWCGFIRDKENYDHKVIPGGFEDKNLFTDLKNIFEKLAENAKKFSSGASSNSNESLNATMMSKHPKSRCYSTTASADFRYACAVGQKNLGEKYTQEILKTKRNELKRNRAALRYRKENVEGVTYESNCALLSEPAIQTEEQVTCPDFVNDPNENPVVFFDLETSGLDKNWDILQIAAKYDNDKFNTYVTPTQQIAASATAANGLINCHGDLMYHGIKVNSVPIRLALVNLLEWLKSIGKKGYLAAHNLSFDGPRLIRMISKYSLIDDYSQVLCGFIDTLEVVRKTTNKRGKGGCSIGELSNLLKINSAGAHNAIYDCDILSKIIYKLNITSAILIGSARSYEEKVGYWKNQAAASQHLATLLPLQSTVGTAIRTKLALVGYTMEILQTIYDQSGKNGLHQQIKEKLKIKGVAGIRSSSINKISDWFINKQP is encoded by the exons ATGAGCGCACG gCCAGAAGAAATACAACCCGATTTCTTCGTACCTTCGAGTCAACAATCTACAAATAATTCACTAGAATTTGAAGCATCATCAAAAGCACCAGTGTCATTTAATGACATCGTCAGAATTTTAGTTTTCTACGATATGGGCTGGAGTACTCGAGGTACAGGACGGAATTATAATAGTTTGAATGGCTTCGGAGCAATTATTGGTCATTTTAGTGGACTTGTGTTAGACTATTCTACTTGTAATCGTAAGTGTAGAAAATGCGACTCATCAAATAATCCTCCAGATCATGACTGtcgaaaaaacttttatgGTTCTGCAAAGGCTATGGAGCCTCAAGTTgccaaaaaaattgttgtagAAAGCGATGTTTTGAGAATTAACAAAGTAGAAGTTGGAGTACTAATAGGAGATGACGATAGTTCCACCATAGATAT TAAACATCCGATTATAAAACAATCTGATGTCAATCACACATCTggaggagtcaaaaaacaattatattcAATCCAAAGAAATCATGGAGAATTGACGAAAGATCGTATAAATTATCTACATCGATGTTTCATGTATGCTGTAGCCCAAAATCGAGGAAATAGTCAAGCTATGGCTGAAGCTATCCGTTGCATACCTTATCATACTTTCAATGACCATAGTAAATGCGGTAACTGGTGTGGTTTTATTCGTGATAAGGAGAATTATGATCACAAAGTGATCCCTGGAGGTTTTGAGGACAAAAACTTGTTCacagatttaaaaaatatttttgagaaACTAGCTGAAAacgctaaaaaattttcaagtggaGCTTCTAGTAATTCAAATGAAAGCTTGAATGCTACAATGATGAGTAAACATCCGAAATCAAGGTGTTATAGTACTACCGCTTCAGCAGATTTTCGGTATGCTTGTGCTGTGGGACAAAAGAATTTGGGAGAAAAATACACTCAAGAGATACTAAAAACT aagagaaatgaacTGAAAAGAAATCGAGCTGCACTACGATACCGGAAAGAAAATGTAGAAGGTGTTACTTATGAAAGCAATTGCGCACTTTTAAGTGAACCTGCAATTCAAACAGAAGAACAAGTTACCTGCCCAGATTTTGTCAATGATCCAAATGAAAATCCAGTTGTGTTTTTTGATTTAGAAACTTCTGGCTTGGACAAAAACTGGGATATACTGCAAATCGCTGCCAAATatgataacgataaatttAATACATACGTGACACCAACTCAACAAATTGCAGCGAGTGCTACTGCAGCGAATGGTTTAATTAATTGTCATGGAGATTTAATGTATCACGGCATCAAAGTTAATTCTGTACCAATAAGATTAGCTTTGGTCAATCTATTAGAGTGGCTAAAATCTATTGGTAAAAAGGGCTATCTTGCTGCTCACAACTTATCGTTTGATGGGCCAAGATTGATTAGAATGATCTCCAAATATTCTCTAATCGACGATTATTCTCAGGTTCTTTGTGGTTTTATAGACACATTAGAAGTTGTTAGAAAAACTACAAATAAGCGAGGCAAAGGAGGTTGCAGTATTGGCGAGTTATCTAATCTACTAAAAATTAACTCTGCAGGAGCACATAATGCCATATATGATTGTGATATTCTgagtaaaattatttacaaattaaatataaCAAGTGCAATTTTAATAGGAAGTGCTCGAAGTTATGAAGAGAAAGTTGGATATTGGAAAAATCAAGCCGCAGCTAGTCAACATTTGGCAACATTACTACCTCTGCAAAGCACTGTAGGTACTGCAATTCGTACTAAATTGGCATTGGTCGGCTACACGATGGAAATTTTGCAAACAATCTATGACCAGTCTGGTAAGAATGGTCTACATCAACAAATTaaagaaaagctgaaaataaaaGGCGTAGCTGGAATACGTTCATCATCAATCAATAAGATTTCAGACTGGTTTATCAATAAACAAccttaa
- the LOC125501889 gene encoding uncharacterized protein LOC125501889, translated as MISNQSIDPGTKNWPENDFLLPEIDSHSSLVDKPENTSTEEFNEFLAGDNTLCIVGYVDSIIGTKTVGRERSLNLFKFTMNNADSCGVTVPIWEDQISKYTSLVKFCEIIQMMIVKSLPLDRLYDKREEGFVNSDLSVQRNTVLNFFGLASEPFIWPEKLMQSN; from the exons atGATTTCAAATCAATCAATTGACCCTGGCACGAAAAACTGGCCCGAAAACGATTTTCTGCTGCCCGAAATTGATAGCCATTCGTCATTGGTTGATAAACCAGAGAACACCTCGACAGAGGAATTCAACGAATTTCTTGCAGGGGACAACACTTT ATGCATTGTCGGATACGTTGATTCCATTATTGGAACTAAAACTGTCGGCCGTGAACGCAGTTTGAATCTATTCAAATTTACTATGAACAATGCAGATAGCTGTGGAGTTACTGTTCCAATTTGGGAGGATCAAATTAGTAAATATACATCACTCGTCAAATTTTGTGAA ATAATTCAAATGATGATTGTCAAATCATTACCTCTGGATCGTCTGTATGATAAACGTGAGGAAGGATTTGTAAATTCTGATTTATCCGTACAACGTAACACggttcttaattttttcggcCTGGCAAGCGAACCTTTTATTTGGCCCGAAAAATTGATGCAATCAAACTAA